One Amorphoplanes digitatis genomic window carries:
- a CDS encoding ABC transporter permease, producing MIRFGLRLTLAGGREAAVRLVVISLAVALGVGLLLTALAGARGVTTQNDRYGWANSGNTAAAPGDPDPLWWQLRVDGFDGRTAGRVDLAATGPASPVPPGLPRLPAAGEYFASPELARLIAVTPPDQLGDRFPGRLAGTIGPEALPAPDSLVAVVGYAPEELSKRPGVTRVGTISTVAPTSCPNGCWAGIPASGLQLILAVVSLAMIFPLLILIGAATRLAAARREQRFAAMRLVGATPRQVSVVSAVESTVSAVAGTALGFVLFLLLRDTMAAIPFTGAPMFPSDLALGPVTTLGVAVGVPVAAALVARFALRRVRISPLGVARRATPKPPRAWRLIPLALGLGELSYFIGRRPDTTDGQLLAFLPGIFVVMIGLVVAGPWLTMTGARLVARRASRPASLIAARRLADNPWAGFRSVSGLVLALFVTSVAVGVMGTITADRYTPTEAPDTAALITLFRDDDLAPTGDPAPAGLVAQPGVRAVVLTRIPPEGLPIPEEEIGDWGWPHNLVSCADVARAGAGRCADGAQVAWTWLDLAGPPGWSGTWPTADVEPAALAAYPVQSILTFTDGSTAAVEQARTTLQKAHPMLYSPYSEAEWRAESEKVFHGWQRLANVVILTSLAIAGCSLAVSVAGGLSDRKRPFSMLRLTGVPLGMLRRVVALEAGTPLLAAAVVAVGSGLLAAHLFLTAQMELALTPPAISFYVIVIAGIASSLGVVASTMPLLRRITGPEAARNE from the coding sequence GTGATCCGCTTCGGGCTGCGGCTCACCCTCGCCGGCGGCCGGGAGGCGGCCGTACGGCTGGTCGTGATCTCCCTCGCCGTCGCGCTCGGCGTCGGCCTGCTGCTGACCGCCCTGGCCGGCGCGCGCGGCGTCACCACGCAGAACGACAGGTACGGCTGGGCGAACTCGGGCAACACCGCCGCGGCGCCCGGCGACCCCGATCCGCTGTGGTGGCAACTGCGCGTCGACGGTTTCGACGGGCGTACCGCCGGCCGGGTCGACCTGGCCGCGACCGGCCCCGCCTCGCCGGTGCCGCCGGGCCTGCCGCGACTTCCCGCCGCGGGCGAGTATTTCGCCTCGCCGGAGCTGGCGAGGCTGATCGCCGTCACCCCGCCCGATCAGCTCGGCGACCGCTTCCCGGGCCGCCTCGCCGGCACGATCGGCCCCGAGGCGCTGCCCGCGCCCGACTCGCTGGTCGCGGTCGTCGGTTACGCGCCGGAGGAGCTGTCCAAGCGGCCGGGCGTCACCCGGGTCGGCACCATCTCGACGGTCGCGCCGACCTCCTGCCCGAACGGCTGCTGGGCCGGGATCCCGGCGTCGGGACTTCAGCTCATCCTCGCCGTGGTGTCGCTGGCGATGATCTTCCCGCTGCTCATCCTCATCGGCGCGGCGACCCGGCTCGCCGCCGCCCGCCGGGAGCAGCGGTTCGCGGCGATGCGGCTGGTCGGCGCGACCCCGCGGCAGGTGTCCGTGGTGTCCGCCGTCGAGTCGACCGTCTCGGCCGTCGCCGGCACCGCCCTCGGCTTCGTGCTGTTCCTGCTGCTGCGCGACACGATGGCGGCGATCCCGTTCACCGGCGCGCCGATGTTCCCGTCCGACCTGGCGCTCGGCCCGGTCACGACCCTCGGCGTCGCCGTCGGCGTGCCGGTCGCGGCCGCGCTCGTGGCCCGGTTCGCGCTGCGCCGGGTGCGGATCTCGCCGCTCGGCGTCGCGCGGCGGGCCACCCCGAAGCCGCCGCGGGCCTGGCGCCTCATTCCGCTCGCCCTCGGCCTCGGCGAGCTCAGCTACTTCATCGGCCGGCGCCCCGACACCACCGACGGGCAGCTGCTCGCGTTCCTGCCGGGCATCTTCGTCGTCATGATCGGCCTGGTCGTGGCCGGCCCTTGGCTGACCATGACCGGCGCCCGGCTGGTCGCCCGCCGGGCGAGCCGGCCCGCCTCGCTGATCGCCGCGCGGCGGCTCGCCGACAACCCGTGGGCCGGCTTCCGCTCGGTCAGCGGGCTGGTGCTCGCGCTCTTCGTCACCAGCGTGGCCGTCGGCGTGATGGGCACCATCACCGCCGACCGGTACACGCCAACCGAGGCCCCGGACACCGCGGCACTCATCACCCTCTTCCGCGACGACGACCTGGCGCCGACCGGTGACCCGGCACCGGCCGGCCTGGTCGCGCAGCCCGGGGTGCGGGCGGTCGTGCTCACCCGGATACCGCCGGAGGGCCTGCCGATCCCGGAAGAGGAGATCGGGGACTGGGGCTGGCCGCACAACCTGGTCTCCTGCGCCGACGTCGCCCGGGCGGGCGCCGGCCGGTGCGCGGACGGCGCGCAGGTCGCCTGGACCTGGCTCGACCTCGCCGGCCCGCCCGGCTGGAGCGGGACCTGGCCCACCGCCGACGTGGAACCCGCCGCGCTGGCGGCGTACCCGGTGCAGTCGATCCTCACGTTCACCGACGGCTCGACGGCCGCGGTCGAGCAGGCCCGGACCACGCTGCAGAAAGCGCACCCGATGCTGTACTCGCCGTACTCCGAGGCCGAGTGGCGGGCGGAGTCCGAGAAGGTCTTCCACGGCTGGCAGCGGCTGGCGAACGTGGTGATCCTGACCAGCCTGGCGATCGCCGGCTGCAGCCTGGCGGTGAGCGTCGCCGGCGGGCTGAGCGACCGCAAGCGCCCGTTCAGCATGCTGCGGCTCACCGGCGTCCCGCTCGGCATGCTGCGCCGGGTGGTCGCGCTGGAGGCCGGCACGCCGCTGCTGGCCGCGGCCGTGGTCGCGGTGGGATCCGGGCTGCTGGCGGCGCACCTGTTCCTGACCGCGCAGATGGAGCTGGCGCTGACGCCACCCGCGATCTCGTTCTATGTCATCGTGATCGCCGGGATCGCGTCGTCGCTCGGCGTCGTCGCCTCCACCATGCCGCTGCTGCGCCGGATCACCGGACCGGAGGCGGCCCGCAACGAATGA
- a CDS encoding DinB family protein, with amino-acid sequence MDDDRIGPPLLGGERETVRAFLDYHRATLAMKCEGLSDEELRQRSMPPSTLTLLGLVRHMAEVERTWFRRVIDGQDIPLRWSPDGDYQAAYDASGSTRAEAFAAWQEEVEHARRIELAAESLDVTGYQERWGENVSLRLVMLHLIHEYARHNGHADLLREGIDGTVGA; translated from the coding sequence GTGGACGACGATCGGATCGGGCCGCCGCTGCTCGGCGGGGAACGCGAGACAGTGCGCGCGTTCCTCGACTACCACCGGGCGACGCTGGCGATGAAGTGCGAGGGGCTGTCCGACGAGGAACTGCGGCAGCGCTCGATGCCGCCGTCGACGCTGACGCTGCTCGGCCTGGTGCGGCACATGGCCGAGGTGGAGCGGACCTGGTTCCGCCGGGTGATCGACGGCCAGGACATCCCGTTGCGCTGGTCGCCCGACGGCGACTACCAGGCGGCGTACGACGCCTCGGGGTCGACCCGCGCGGAGGCGTTCGCCGCGTGGCAGGAGGAGGTCGAGCACGCGCGCCGCATCGAGCTGGCGGCGGAGTCGCTGGACGTGACGGGCTATCAGGAGCGGTGGGGCGAGAACGTGTCGCTGCGCCTGGTGATGCTGCACCTGATCCACGAGTACGCCCGGCACAACGGCCACGCCGACCTCCTCCGCGAGGGCATCGACGGCACGGTCGGCGCCTGA
- a CDS encoding YggT family protein, with protein MGLVLAVVSLVLLLMQVLLIARAVLDWSVALAGPPSYGSVRSRLTAGAHAVTEPLLAPVRRVLPPLRLGGVAIDLAFIVVFLAIVIIRSIIT; from the coding sequence ATGGGTCTGGTCCTGGCCGTCGTGAGCCTGGTGCTGCTGCTGATGCAGGTGCTGCTGATCGCCCGCGCGGTGCTCGACTGGAGCGTGGCGCTCGCCGGACCGCCCTCGTACGGTTCCGTCCGGTCGCGGCTGACGGCCGGCGCGCACGCGGTCACCGAACCGCTGCTCGCACCGGTCCGCCGGGTCCTGCCCCCGCTGCGCCTCGGCGGCGTCGCCATCGACCTGGCCTTCATCGTGGTGTTCCTGGCGATCGTGATCATCCGCTCGATCATCACCTGA
- a CDS encoding GNAT family N-acetyltransferase, whose product MFAIDLGDGAELRPLEPWQVSEFLAHMDRARASVDPWIPWAGVSTDLTTASATLQRYADMMARDAGRLYGIWLDGTLVGGTMYVDFNAKDGSCEIGCWLEPAGTGRGLITKAVARLIDWAIVDRGIYRVQWHCRPDNTASSNVARRLGMRVDGLLRGEYLYKGVRYDTEVWSLIAPDWTPLARR is encoded by the coding sequence ATGTTCGCGATTGATCTTGGTGACGGCGCCGAGCTTCGGCCGCTGGAGCCCTGGCAGGTTTCCGAGTTCCTCGCACACATGGACCGCGCGCGGGCGAGCGTCGACCCGTGGATTCCCTGGGCGGGCGTGAGCACCGACCTGACCACCGCGTCGGCGACGCTGCAACGCTACGCCGACATGATGGCCCGCGACGCCGGCCGGCTCTACGGCATCTGGCTCGACGGCACGCTCGTCGGCGGCACCATGTACGTCGACTTCAACGCCAAGGACGGCAGCTGCGAGATCGGCTGCTGGCTGGAGCCGGCCGGCACCGGCCGCGGCCTGATCACCAAGGCGGTGGCCCGCCTGATCGACTGGGCGATCGTGGACCGCGGCATCTACCGCGTGCAGTGGCACTGCCGCCCGGACAACACGGCGAGCTCCAACGTGGCCCGGCGGCTCGGCATGCGGGTCGACGGCCTGCTGCGCGGTGAGTACCTGTACAAGGGCGTCCGCTACGACACCGAGGTCTGGTCGCTGATCGCCCCCGACTGGACGCCGCTGGCCCGGCGCTGA
- a CDS encoding DUF2306 domain-containing protein — translation MRISPIWTARLATAGLLLLSAVPVIAGAFRVTTLAAGAEATPENARFVEVPLPVVVHIIGATLFCVLGAFQFHPGLRRRRPRWHRLSGRVLVPSGVAAALSGMWMTLFYDLPEHDGTRFGVLGVMRLVLGAFMAVAILISFRAILRRDIVRHRAWMIRGYAIGMAAGTQVLTVGPSMGLADPPGPLGHAMLMGLAWLINILVAEWIIRRPEARRRARASAAAQRRASGVQSGAISDQTSVS, via the coding sequence ATGAGGATCTCCCCGATCTGGACCGCCCGGCTCGCGACCGCGGGCCTGCTCCTGCTCAGCGCGGTGCCGGTCATCGCCGGCGCGTTCCGCGTGACGACCCTGGCCGCCGGCGCGGAGGCCACGCCGGAGAACGCGCGCTTCGTCGAGGTGCCCCTGCCCGTTGTCGTGCACATCATCGGCGCGACCCTGTTCTGCGTCCTCGGCGCCTTCCAGTTCCACCCGGGCCTGCGGCGCCGCCGGCCCCGCTGGCACCGCCTGTCGGGACGGGTCCTGGTCCCGAGTGGAGTGGCGGCGGCGCTCTCGGGCATGTGGATGACGCTCTTCTACGACCTGCCCGAGCATGACGGGACGCGCTTCGGGGTCCTTGGCGTCATGCGGCTCGTCCTCGGCGCGTTCATGGCCGTGGCGATCCTCATCAGCTTCCGGGCGATCCTGCGCCGCGACATCGTCCGGCACCGGGCCTGGATGATCCGCGGTTACGCCATCGGCATGGCCGCGGGCACCCAGGTGCTGACCGTCGGGCCGTCGATGGGGCTGGCCGATCCGCCCGGTCCGCTGGGACACGCGATGCTGATGGGCCTCGCCTGGCTGATCAACATCCTGGTCGCCGAGTGGATCATCCGGCGGCCGGAGGCCCGGCGGCGGGCCCGCGCGTCAGCGGCGGCTCAGCGCCGGGCCAGCGGCGTCCAGTCGGGGGCGATCAGCGACCAGACCTCGGTGTCGTAG
- a CDS encoding response regulator: MTVRVVVADDQEIVRTGLTMILNSQPDIQVVGEAANGHRAVELARHLRPDVCLFDIRMPGLDGIEATRALAGPEVPDPIAVVVITTFDLDEYVYAALRAGARGFLLKDAGTAMLAQAVHAAAVGDALIAPSVTARLLRTFAAGGPAGTAQPADPLTDREEQVLAAVASGRTNGEIAAELFITLSTVKTHITSLMTKIPARNRVEIAMWAYETNRVRR; encoded by the coding sequence GTGACCGTGCGGGTGGTGGTCGCCGACGATCAGGAGATCGTCCGCACCGGACTCACGATGATCCTCAACTCGCAGCCGGACATCCAGGTCGTCGGCGAGGCCGCCAACGGGCACCGCGCCGTCGAACTGGCCCGGCACCTGCGCCCCGACGTGTGCCTCTTCGACATCCGGATGCCCGGCCTCGACGGCATCGAGGCCACCCGCGCGCTGGCCGGACCCGAGGTGCCGGACCCGATCGCCGTCGTGGTCATCACGACCTTCGACCTGGACGAGTACGTCTACGCCGCGCTGCGCGCCGGCGCCCGCGGCTTCCTGCTCAAGGACGCCGGCACCGCCATGCTGGCCCAGGCCGTGCACGCCGCCGCCGTCGGCGACGCCCTGATCGCGCCGAGCGTCACCGCGCGGCTGCTCCGGACGTTCGCGGCGGGCGGTCCGGCCGGCACGGCGCAGCCCGCCGATCCGCTGACCGACCGCGAGGAGCAGGTGCTCGCCGCGGTGGCGAGCGGGCGGACCAACGGCGAGATCGCCGCGGAGCTCTTCATCACGCTCAGCACCGTGAAGACGCACATCACCAGCCTGATGACGAAGATTCCGGCGCGGAACCGCGTCGAGATCGCCATGTGGGCCTACGAGACCAACCGCGTCCGGCGCTGA
- a CDS encoding sensor histidine kinase, producing the protein MHEVLRSVWAEPAPPHPPARVWRDWALLGALVPLAVIEGVFRAGLQWRALSVVIVVAVLPTLLWRRTRPLPMLAIAFGVTALAPLAMGGTELENNAVAFVLILVYALVRWGSGRAIVLGLAIVFAKIGGAAAVGQISPGDMFAGFVVVSAAITPGLALRYRAAARLRELERVKLLERERLARDLHDTVAHHVSAMAIRAQAGLATAASHPDAATDALRVIEAEASRALAEMRGMVRILRRDEPAELTPGPRIADLEKLAGRHRSGPSVDVGIAGDLDDVSPAVGSAIFRLAQESVTNARRHARHATRIQVRVSADPDSVRLQVSDDGEAGGGAPAGTGYGLIGMAERAGLLGGTCEAGPAAGRGWTVTAVLPRAGGAT; encoded by the coding sequence GTGCACGAAGTTCTGCGCTCCGTATGGGCCGAACCCGCTCCCCCGCACCCGCCTGCGCGGGTGTGGCGGGACTGGGCGCTGCTCGGCGCGCTGGTGCCCCTCGCGGTGATCGAGGGCGTGTTCCGGGCCGGCCTGCAGTGGCGGGCGCTGTCGGTGGTGATCGTCGTCGCGGTGCTGCCGACCCTGCTGTGGCGGCGGACCCGGCCGCTGCCGATGCTCGCGATCGCGTTCGGCGTCACCGCGCTCGCGCCGCTGGCGATGGGCGGCACCGAGCTGGAGAACAACGCGGTCGCCTTCGTCCTGATCCTGGTTTACGCCCTGGTCCGGTGGGGGTCCGGGCGCGCGATCGTGCTCGGCCTCGCCATCGTGTTCGCCAAGATCGGCGGGGCCGCGGCCGTCGGGCAGATCAGCCCGGGCGACATGTTCGCCGGGTTCGTGGTGGTGTCGGCGGCGATCACGCCGGGTCTCGCCCTGCGCTACCGGGCCGCCGCCCGGCTCCGCGAGCTCGAGCGGGTCAAGCTGCTCGAACGCGAGCGGCTGGCCCGGGACCTGCACGACACCGTCGCGCACCACGTGTCGGCGATGGCGATCCGGGCGCAGGCCGGCCTCGCCACCGCCGCTTCGCATCCGGACGCCGCGACCGACGCGCTGCGGGTGATCGAGGCCGAGGCGTCCCGGGCCCTCGCCGAGATGCGCGGCATGGTCCGGATCCTGCGCCGCGACGAGCCGGCCGAGCTCACGCCCGGCCCGCGCATCGCCGATCTCGAGAAGCTCGCCGGCCGGCACCGCTCCGGCCCGTCCGTCGACGTCGGCATCGCCGGCGACCTCGACGACGTCTCCCCGGCGGTCGGCTCCGCGATCTTCCGGCTCGCGCAGGAGTCGGTCACCAACGCCCGGCGGCACGCCCGGCACGCGACCCGGATCCAGGTCCGCGTCTCGGCGGACCCCGATTCGGTACGCCTACAGGTGAGCGACGACGGCGAGGCCGGCGGTGGCGCCCCGGCCGGAACGGGGTACGGGCTGATCGGCATGGCAGAACGCGCCGGCCTGCTCGGCGGCACCTGCGAGGCCGGCCCCGCCGCCGGCCGCGGCTGGACGGTCACCGCGGTGCTGCCGCGCGCCGGGGGCGCCACGTGA
- a CDS encoding zinc-dependent alcohol dehydrogenase family protein, with protein sequence MRAVIYERFGELPWVRDVPDPEPPEGGVVVAVRATGLCRSDWHGWRGHDPDIRLPHVPGHEFAGVIAAVGPGVEGWRPGDRVTAPFICACGTCPACRAGDQQVCHRQRQPGFTDWGSFADLVVVPHAMTNLVRLPDRVDFAAAAVLGCRFATSFRAVAHQGRVRAGEWLVVHGCGGVGLSAVMIAAAAGARVIAVDVSPAALALAGTCGAAVTLDAARVAEIPELTGGGAHVSIDALGSQATLTASIEGLRRRGRHVQVGLLPAASGRPTVPMELVVAHELEILGSHGMPAHAYAELLPLVESGRLRPAELITGEIGLAAVPAALAAMDVPATPGVRVVVP encoded by the coding sequence ATGCGCGCGGTGATCTACGAACGGTTCGGTGAGCTCCCCTGGGTCCGCGACGTGCCCGACCCGGAGCCGCCGGAGGGCGGCGTCGTGGTCGCCGTCCGGGCGACCGGGTTGTGCCGCAGCGACTGGCACGGCTGGCGCGGCCACGACCCCGACATCCGCCTGCCGCACGTGCCGGGCCACGAGTTCGCCGGGGTGATCGCCGCGGTCGGACCCGGCGTCGAGGGCTGGCGGCCGGGCGACCGGGTGACCGCGCCGTTCATCTGCGCCTGCGGCACCTGCCCGGCCTGCCGCGCCGGCGACCAGCAGGTGTGCCACCGGCAGCGGCAGCCGGGCTTCACCGACTGGGGCTCGTTCGCCGACCTCGTCGTGGTGCCGCACGCCATGACCAACCTGGTCCGCCTTCCCGACCGGGTGGACTTCGCCGCGGCGGCCGTCCTGGGCTGCCGGTTCGCCACCTCGTTCCGGGCGGTGGCGCACCAGGGCCGGGTCCGGGCCGGCGAGTGGTTGGTCGTGCACGGCTGCGGCGGGGTGGGCCTGTCCGCGGTGATGATCGCGGCCGCGGCGGGCGCCCGGGTGATCGCGGTCGACGTGTCCCCCGCGGCACTCGCCCTGGCCGGCACGTGCGGCGCCGCGGTGACGCTGGACGCCGCGCGGGTGGCCGAGATCCCGGAGCTCACCGGGGGCGGCGCGCACGTCTCCATCGACGCGCTGGGCAGCCAGGCCACGCTGACGGCGTCGATCGAGGGGCTGCGGCGGCGCGGCCGGCACGTCCAGGTCGGACTGCTGCCGGCCGCGTCCGGGCGCCCGACCGTGCCGATGGAGCTGGTCGTGGCGCACGAGCTGGAGATCCTGGGCAGCCACGGCATGCCCGCGCACGCGTACGCCGAACTGCTGCCCCTGGTGGAGTCCGGCCGGCTGCGGCCCGCGGAGCTGATCACCGGGGAGATCGGCCTGGCGGCCGTGCCGGCGGCCCTGGCCGCGATGGACGTTCCGGCGACGCCTGGTGTCCGGGTCGTCGTGCCCTAG
- a CDS encoding DUF1684 domain-containing protein encodes MQALELAGYRAAVADIYLNATGLTDFRDRRDRLFSSHPQSPIPRTDDFTGIRYFPPSDDFIADVDLREAPGTIEIDTAGPDGVCRYDRVGILDTPWGELSLWWLVAYGGGLFLPVRDTTCGDQTYGGGRYLTDTVKGTHGRGVERLSPSRVRLDLNYLYNPSCAYDDRWLCPLAPPENRLDVPVRAGELRYR; translated from the coding sequence GTGCAGGCACTCGAACTCGCCGGCTACCGCGCCGCGGTGGCCGACATCTACCTGAACGCGACCGGTCTCACCGACTTCCGCGACCGGCGCGACCGCCTCTTCTCCAGCCACCCGCAGTCGCCGATCCCGCGCACCGACGACTTCACCGGCATCCGCTACTTCCCGCCCAGCGACGATTTCATCGCCGACGTCGACCTGCGCGAGGCGCCCGGCACCATCGAGATCGACACGGCCGGGCCGGACGGCGTGTGCCGCTACGACCGCGTCGGCATCCTGGACACGCCCTGGGGCGAGCTGTCGCTGTGGTGGCTTGTCGCGTACGGCGGCGGGCTGTTCCTGCCGGTGCGCGACACGACCTGCGGCGACCAGACCTACGGCGGCGGGCGGTACCTGACCGACACGGTGAAGGGCACGCACGGCCGCGGCGTGGAGCGGCTCTCGCCGAGCCGGGTCCGGCTGGACCTCAACTACCTCTACAACCCGAGCTGCGCGTACGACGACCGGTGGCTGTGCCCGCTCGCGCCACCGGAGAACCGGCTCGACGTACCCGTCCGCGCGGGCGAGCTCCGGTACCGCTGA